The window AGCTGATGCAGCGCGTCGACCGCTGGTTCTTCACGGGCTAAGCCTGTATCAGCGAGGTCCGCTCGTTCAGGAATCCAATGAAACGTTGCACGACCTGAGCGGCGTTGGCAGGAACGTAAAGTTCCCGGATTGCTCGATGAGGATGGTCGCTTGCGGCGGACGAGAGAGCCGCTGCAGAGTACGTATTCAAAGCGCCTGTTCCTTCAGCGCTCAGCGTATGAACTTCGAAGTCGACTCGCGGGGCTCCCAGGTGGCCCTCAAGGAGGAACTCCATCACGTTTGCCTCGTAGAGAGGTTGGTAAAGGCGGTCAGATCGAAGGCTCGTCTTTAGTGCTATCGCAAGCACGATCTCGCCTGGCTCTATTTTTCCTTCGAGTACTCGATGAGCTCCTTCGAGAGTGCGCTGACTCGCGAGGCTCATATTTCCAAGGCTCTGAGCCCAGACGGGCGCCTGTCGTTCGGTTTCCGGAAGCACAACGACCGCTACGTCCGGAGTGGACGTAGGCATTCCTAAGCCATGCGTCCCGAGACGCGCGCGTAAATTTGTGATCTCTTGCTGTGCACTTGGCACCAGCAGCTTGACCCAGTCGTACCTTCGAGGCAGGTTGAGAACAGCAATCTGCCGACCATCTGAGGCTCGGACCTGCGGACGCGCATACCGTGGGCTGGTCGGCCACGCTTGACCGCGCATCACGCGATTCCACGCCGCCGCAGTTTCCCAAAGGACAGCCGACGTGATCAACTCGTAGATGTCTCCGGCGACCTTCGACGCGGCGTTTGGCGCGAAGACATAGTCGCTGCCATATAGAAGTTGCCCTTCTGCGTGCGCGTTCTCGACAGGCTGTTGCACGACTTCGCGAAAGGGCATCGAATTGATTCCAGGCCCAGCCCAGCCTGGAATTATCGAGTCGAAGGTGTAGGCGAGCATATTCTGCTGAGCGAGGCGGAATTGAGTGGATCTTCCCCGAACTGGAGCGTTCCTTAAGTCAACGATTGATCGCTCCGCGTTCGTCAGGGCTTGAGAAGCAGTGCCGCTGAACCGAAATGGCATTATTCGATATCCTCCGCGTGCCTAATGATCTCGCTGAGGGGCATGTTGAATGCCGCTGCCACGCGATCTTGCGTGTCTAGAGTTGGGTTTCTCTTGCCGGTCTCTAGAGCGCTCACATAAGTGCGCGAGAGTGAGCTGGCCGCCGCCAATTCGTCTTGGGTTAGGCCTCGAGCCATGCGAGCCTGTCGAACCGCGAGCCCAAAGGAATGTGGGCTTACGCGATGCGTCATGTGTGCATGCTAGGTACGGCACAGCCGTAGAAGATCAGGCCTCTCCGTGTGTATCAGATGAAAGACATACGCCGGTCTAACCGTTCAATGTCGGTGATGGAAGTTAGGGTCGTGTTATGACTCTGAACCTGGCCTCGGACTTCGCACACAAACCAACTGCCGTGTCTCTCTTCTCGGGCTGTGGGGGATTCTGCGAGGGTATCCGAGCTGCTGGGTTTGACGTGAAGGCTGCCGTAGAGATAGATCGATTTGCGGCTCAGACGTACAGGGCCAACTTCCCGGAGACGCCATTGTTCGAGGGGGATGTTACCGATTTTCTCCGTGACGAGTCGCCGGCGTGGAAGCTCGACGCCGGACGCTTCCCCGATGTGACTCGCGGAGGTATCGATCTAGTCTTCGGTGGGCCGCCTTGCCAGGGCTTCAGCCAGATTGGGCCTCGCATCTTGGACGACCCTCGAAACAAGTTGTACATGGAGTTCATCCGTGTTCTTGAAGAGCTGCAACCCAAGGTCTTCCTGATTGAGAACGTACCGAACATGCTTCTACTGGCCAAGGGGAAGTTCAAACGAGAAGTCTTGGAGGCGCTCGCTGCAGCTGGTTATAGCGCCAGCACAGTGCGCGTAGTTGTGGCATCCGAATACGGCGTCCCGCAAGTGCGTCGGAGAGCGATCTTTTTCGGAGTTCGAGATGACCTAGATCTGGACGAGGCGGTCGATCAGTTCTTCGGCGACGCACTCGAAGAACAGAAGTTACCTGCACCGTCCGTTTGGGACGCGATTCGGGATCTGCCGGAGACTACTGCGATCCACTACGAGCCGGTTCAATACCCCAGATCTACAGCTGCCTCCCCTTTGCTTGACGAGCTGCGACTTGACCGCTCCGGGAATGTCTACGACAGGGTCCGAAAGGTGGCGCAGACGGGTGGAAAACGCGCGTTGCTGCACAACCACCACACCAAGGAAATTCAGGATCGTCGCAAGGCTTTGATTGCGCTCTTGAAGCCGGGCGCAAAGGGAGACAGCCTTCCTCGCGAGGTTTGGAACGGACTGCGTCCGGAAAAATGGCGTCGCTTGCCATTCGACCGTCCCGCCTACACAATTCTGGCTCAGATGCATCGAGATCTATCCGAGTGGGTGCATCCCAAGTACGAGCGTTGGATCACGGTGCGAGAGGCTGCGCGTCTGCAGTCGTTTCATGACGGATTCGTGTTCCACTCGAGTGAGTGGCAGATGCTCAAGCAGATCGGCAACGCGGTTCCGCCGCTGATGGGTCGCGCGCTCGGAGTGGTTGCCGCTAAAGCGATTGCATCGGTTCAATCACGAACCGTTGCACCTGTTGCAGAGATCGACAGTTACCGAGCCACCTCGGAGGTGGCAGCGCTGGGCTAGGGCGCAGCCCTCTTGATCTTGTATGGGAAATTTCGGGAGCAGGGGGCAGAGCGCTCATCCAAGGACAGCACGGAGCCGCTCGACTGCTTGTTCGGGAGAATCGAATAGCCCAAGTTCAGCCACGAGCTGGGATACGTCGTTGCTATCCGCATGACTAAGCCGGTAGCCGTTGCGCTCCCACTCGATCCTCCATGGTGTCTCGACAAGGGTCCCGTCAAATTCCTGCACGACCCAAAACGATCGGTCCTCGATGCCGCGGGCGAGATAGAGCACGGGTTGATCATATGTAGGCGCCTCGCGCTTGGGCCGGAGTAGCGGCTGTTTACTGACTCTCGGGGCCGATCGGTAACGAGACGGGGCCGCTGGTCAACTTCAATCGACGGCCCGAGAAAGCTTCGACTTGTTCGCTCGTCGGGGGTCGCACGCCGAACCGAACACGCCCATTGCGCTGATCGCTAGCGTCCCGAATGTCATACACCTCAACTACGAATCCGCCGAGCGTCGCGACTAGCGGCCGTCCGACTTGATCGAGAGGGTTCTTGCATGGCCACCAACCCCGCAATGCGTCCGCGCGCACAGTGGCATTCTGGGCAGCGCTCAGATCGGGATCGTAGGGCCCGCGTGAGTATCCCGTGAACATCCGGTCAGGCTCGAGCGTCGCCGCCTTAGAGAGTACGCGAACGACGTATGCGGGCGGGTATGGCTTGGGCACGAAAGGTAGTGCTGCGAGAAGCTCTACGGAATTTGCATCGTAGA of the Herbiconiux flava genome contains:
- a CDS encoding DNA cytosine methyltransferase, with product MTLNLASDFAHKPTAVSLFSGCGGFCEGIRAAGFDVKAAVEIDRFAAQTYRANFPETPLFEGDVTDFLRDESPAWKLDAGRFPDVTRGGIDLVFGGPPCQGFSQIGPRILDDPRNKLYMEFIRVLEELQPKVFLIENVPNMLLLAKGKFKREVLEALAAAGYSASTVRVVVASEYGVPQVRRRAIFFGVRDDLDLDEAVDQFFGDALEEQKLPAPSVWDAIRDLPETTAIHYEPVQYPRSTAASPLLDELRLDRSGNVYDRVRKVAQTGGKRALLHNHHTKEIQDRRKALIALLKPGAKGDSLPREVWNGLRPEKWRRLPFDRPAYTILAQMHRDLSEWVHPKYERWITVREAARLQSFHDGFVFHSSEWQMLKQIGNAVPPLMGRALGVVAAKAIASVQSRTVAPVAEIDSYRATSEVAALG
- a CDS encoding Cfr10I/Bse634I family restriction endonuclease, whose protein sequence is MPFRFSGTASQALTNAERSIVDLRNAPVRGRSTQFRLAQQNMLAYTFDSIIPGWAGPGINSMPFREVVQQPVENAHAEGQLLYGSDYVFAPNAASKVAGDIYELITSAVLWETAAAWNRVMRGQAWPTSPRYARPQVRASDGRQIAVLNLPRRYDWVKLLVPSAQQEITNLRARLGTHGLGMPTSTPDVAVVVLPETERQAPVWAQSLGNMSLASQRTLEGAHRVLEGKIEPGEIVLAIALKTSLRSDRLYQPLYEANVMEFLLEGHLGAPRVDFEVHTLSAEGTGALNTYSAAALSSAASDHPHRAIRELYVPANAAQVVQRFIGFLNERTSLIQA
- a CDS encoding helix-turn-helix transcriptional regulator, with protein sequence MTHRVSPHSFGLAVRQARMARGLTQDELAAASSLSRTYVSALETGKRNPTLDTQDRVAAAFNMPLSEIIRHAEDIE